Genomic segment of Xanthobacter dioxanivorans:
CAGCATGGAATTGGTCTCGGGCGAGCGGTAGGAGGAGACGATCTGGATGGGGGCGGAGGCGTTGGTCTCGCGATAGACCTCCCAGACGATGTCGAACAGCTGCGGGTCCATCTGGGTGGACTTCTGGTTGCGCCAGTCCCGCAGGAAATGATTGAGCTTGGCCAGCGCCTCGGGGTCGTAGCGGCCGTTCTTCTTGAAGGTGAAGGTACCGTCCTCGCCCGAATGGGTGTGGTGCAGGGTGATGGTGCGGGTGTCGCCGTTGGCCACCGCCGTCTGCAGCGACGAGGTGCCGGCGATCAGCAGGCTCGTTCCGATGGCGGCCGCCCGCAGTGCCGGCGCACCGTTGCGGCGCATGGATCGGACGGTGTCGAGGGCGTGTCGGATGGCCAATGTCTCGAACCCGAGGCTCAGATTTCATGGACGCCGCGACTGTTGCCGCGGCGCTATAGGACCGGAGTCTTGTCGGGTTCGGTTAAGGGTGCGTTGACACCCCGCGCCCCCATGCGCCCGGGCACGAAACTTCTTTCGCACACCGGTCACGGCTCCGTGACTATCGGCCGAGTGTGGCGAAAACGTGCCCCGGCCTGTGGCGCAGCGGCCTCAGGCAAGCGCGAAGCGGTGCGGGTGTGTGGGGTCCGGCGCGGCACGCCGTCGCACAAGGCGACGGTCGAGCTCAGGGGAAGTCACGTAAAATCAATCATTTGAAGATATGTGCCGGCCCCGCGTCGCGCGCCGCCGGCATTCGCGGGTTCAGCGCGGCTTCGGCGCCGAGGCGCTGCCGCCTTCGGCGATTCGCTTGCGGCCGTCGAGGCCGAGCCGGGTCTTCACATCGGCATTGATGCCGTAGAGGTCCTCGCGCGTCACCAGCCGGCCGGCATCGTCGAACACCACGTTGAAATAGACGATGTGCACCGGGAAGCGCTGCTTGAGGTTGATGTAGCGCTCGGAGGAGCCGAACATCTTGGAGATGCGCCCCTCGGTCCAGTTGTCGCCGGGCAGGCCGAGATTGAAGATCACCTCGCCGAACTTGAGCGGCTCGTAGACGCGCACGCAGCCATGGCTGTAGGCGCGCCGGTCGTTCTGGAACAGCGCCTTGGACGGGGTGTCGTGCAGATAGACCGAGTGGTCGTTGGGGAACATGAACTTGATGCGCCCCAGGGCATTGCGCTCGCTCGGCGCCTGGCGGAAGGAGTAGCCGCCCGAGCCGTTGCGCACCACCTGGATGCCGCGGCGGCTCAGCGCCGAGGGGTCCGAGCGCAGCAGCGGCATCATCTCGTTGCGGGCGATGCTCGGCGGGATGTTCCAGGCCGGGTTGACCACGATGTACTGCATCTCGCGGGTGAGGAGCGGGGTGGGGGTCTGCGGCTTGCCCACCACCACCCGCGTCTCGTGGATCCGGCGCGTGTCCTCGAAGATCCGGACCATGAATTCCGGGATGTTGACCATCACGTAGGTCTGACCGAGGTCGCGCGGCAGCCAGCGCCAGCGCTCCATGTTGGCGATCACGTCCGCCTTCAGGCTGCCGCCGCCGGGATTGGCGCCTTCGTTCAGGGCGGCGAGGGTCGAGGGGCCGACGATGCCGGTCGGCTTGATGCTCACCGTCTCCTGGTAGGCCTTGACCGCGTCCGCGAGCTGCCGGTCGTAGACGAGGTCTCCGGGCACGCCGGTGGTGAGGCCGAGGCGGGCGCGCAACGCGGGGATGCGGGCGTCGCTGGCGCCGGGGCGGATCTGCGGGCCGGATGCGATGGCGACGATGCCGGGGGTGGTCTGCCCGGTCACCTTGGCGAGCTGCGCCTTCAGCGCCTTGTAGCCGGCATGGGGCGGGTTGTAGGAGGCGAGCGCCGCGTTGGCGTCCGGCGCATAGGCCACCTTGGTGAGGATCGCCGTCGGGTCGGGGATGTCGCGCACCGGGGTGACCAGCGCCGAAATGCGGTTCGGGTCGAAGCGGCCCGACTGGGCGTGGCGGGCATAGGTGAGGGCGGCCACGGCGAGCTTCAGCTCGGTCCGGGCGAGCTCGCTGGCATCGGCCGCCGCCCGGGGCGCCGGGACGGCATAGTCGGCCGGGTCGAGCCCGTCTTCCGCCGCCGCGCCGAGGCGGGCGATGACCGCCTTGCCGCGGGCGTCGACGCCCTTGTCGTCCACGAACACGGGCATGTTCTGCCGCGCGCCGTAGAAGGTGACCAGCGCGTCCTGCTCCTTCTTGGCGGCGCCGAGGTGGTCGGGCGTGGCCAGGAGGCTGGCGATGCTCCCGGCGATGGGGGCGAGCGGGCTTTCGGCCACCACCGGCGCCGGCGGTGCGGCGGGGGGTGCAGTCTCAGGGGCGGAGGCCGTGGCGGCCGCGCCGTCGCCGGCGGCGTCGACGCCGCCGCGCACCGGAGCCGGCGCGCTCGCCTGGGGCGCGGATGCGGGAGCGGCGGCGGGCGGGGTGGCCGGCGCGGTCGAATGGGTCTGCGCGGTCGAGGTGGCGAGGGGCGGCAGCGGGGTGGTCAGCGGCAGGTCGGCGGCGGATCCGGGACGCGGCGCGTCGTCCGTCCCCATGCCGGCATCGGCGGTGACGGGCATGGCGTGCGGCGGATCGGGCTGCTCGGCGCGGGCCGGCGCGAGCCCGAGGGTGGCGACCGACATGCCGATGACTCCGGCGCGGAGCAGGCGGCACAGGGTGCCCGCCGTCGTCTCGTCCTCTGGTCCGAACCCCATGGTCTTCTCCTCGCCCGCCCTTGCGCTCGTATGCTTGCGCTCAAGATCCCCGCGCTTGCTTCGTGCCGTGACCCGTTCGTCCGATCAACTCACAAAGCCGCGCTGACACGGGCTTTTCATCGTCTGTCACTCTGCGGCAACAAACCGCGGTGCCAAAGGTTCCGCGGGGAGGTCTTCGCCTACCGCACCGTGCTCGATCTCCGCCAGCTTGCGGTAGAGGGTGGAGCGGCCGATGCCGAGGCGGCGCGCCGCCTCGGTGAGGCGGCCGCCATACAGGTGGCAGGCGAAGCGGATGGCTTCCGCCTCGATCTGCTCCAGGCGGCGCACGTGCCCGGCCGATTCGAGCAGGGCGAAGGCGTGCTCCTGCGCCGCGTCGCCCGGTGCGGCGGGCGCGGCCGGAGGCGCGAACGGCACCACCGTGCCGGTCCGGATCTCCGCCTCGGGACGCGCCGCCCGCCCGAGCGCGATGGCGTTGGCGAGGGCCACTTCCAGCCGCAGCGCGCCGGCGGGCTTCACCACGAAATCGCGGGCTCCGGCGCGGATGGCGTCGGCGGCGGCATCGAGCCCGGCCGGCGTCACCTGCACCACCACGGGCACGGCGAGGCCCCGCGCCGACATCCGGCGCAGCACCCCCATGCCGTCGAGGCCGGGCAGCACAAGGTCCAGCAGCACGGCGTCGAACCGCTCGAGCGACAGGCGCGCGAGCGCGCCGTCGCCGTCGTCGGCCAGGACGCAGCGGTAACCCTTGCGGGAGAGAGCGGTTTCGAGACGGGCGGCCTCGAGCGAATCGTCTTCGACGATGAGGATGGAAAGCGGCATCAGGGCTGTGACGGAGCACCGGGCGGGAGGGATTCGCTGCGGAGCTTGGGCGGGAGATGGTTAACAAGCCCTGAGCCTCGCGCCGGCCGTGTTCGTCGGGCAGCTTGGGTCGGGCAACCTGGGTCGGGCCGCTTGCGGCGCAGGCCCAATGCGGCGATTTTGTCCCCCGAGCCCGGCGCCGTCGGTGCGCCGCCCCCGTTTGCGGAGGTCCCATGTTTCGTTCGTTCCCGCTGCCGCATCGTTCGCCGGATTTTCACGACGCCTTTGCCCGCCTCTGCCGCGCCGCGCCGGCGACCGTCTCCGCCACCGCCGAGGCGGCCGAGCGCCTGCCCGAGTGGAACCTCTCGGACCTTTACCCGGCCATGGATTCGCCGCTGCTGGAAGCGGACCTGATGGCGGCCGATGCCGAGTGCACCGCGTTCGAGCAGGCCTTCAAGGGCAAGCTCGCGGATCTGCTGGCCGGGCCTGACGCGGGCGGCATCCTGGCCGCGGCGGTGAAGCGCTACGAGGCGATCGACGACCTCATCGGCCGCATCGCCTCCTATGGCAGCCTCGTCTATGCGGGCGACACGTCCGACGCCGCCCGCGCCAAGTTCTACGGCGACATCCAGGAGCGCCTCACCGACGCCTCCACCCATCTCCTGTTCTTCACCCTGGAGCTGAACCGGCTCGACGACGCGGCGCTGGAAGCCGCCATGGCCGACCCGGCGCTGGGGCATTACCGCCCGTGGATCGAGGACCTGCGCAAGGACAAGCCCTACCAGCTCGACGACAAGATCGAGCAGCTGTTCCACGAGAAGGCCAATCCCTCCCGCAGCGCCTGGAGCCGGCTGTTCGACGAGACCATCTCCTCCCTGCGCTTTCAGGTGGACGGGCAGGAGCTCGCCATCGAGCCCACCTTGAACCTGATGCAGGACCCCAAGGAGGAGGTGCGCAAGACCGCCGGCCTCGCCTTGGCGGAGACCTTCGGCAAAAACCTGCGCCTGTTCACCCTCATCACCAACACGCTGGCCAAGGACAAGGAAATCTCCGACCGCTGGCGCGGCTTTCCCGATGTCGCCTCCTCCCGCCACCTCGCCAACCGGGTGGAGAAGGAGGTGGTGGACGCCATGGTGGAGGCGATCCGCGTCGCCTATCCGCGCCTGTCGCACCGCTATTACGCGCTGAAGGCGCGCTGGTTCGGCAAGGAAAAGCTGGAATTCTGGGACCGCAACGCGCCGCTGCCGAAGGTGGAGAGCCGGGACATCGGCTGGAGCGAGGCGAGGGACACGGTGCTCGAAGCCTACGGCACCTTCTCGCCGCGCATGGCGGACATCGCCCGCACCTTCTTCGACAAGTCCTGGATCGATGCCCCGGTGCGGCCCGGCAAGTCGCCCGGCGCCTTCGCCCATCCCACCGTGCCGTCGGCGCACCCCTACGTGCTGCTCAACTACCAGGGCAAGCCGCGGGACGTGATGACGCTGGCCCACGAGCTCGGCCACGGGGTGCACCAGGTGCTGGCGGCCCGCCAGGGCGCGCTGATGGCGCCGACCCCGCTGACGCTGGCCGAGACCGCCTCCGTCTTCGGCGAGATGCTCACCTTCCGCCGGCTGCTCGCCGGTGCCGAGACCCCGCGGGCGCGCAAGATCATGCTCGCGCAGAAGGTGGAGGACATGATCAACACGGTGGTGCGCCAGACCGCCTTCTACACCTTCGAGCGCAACGTCCACACCGAGCGCCGGCAGGGCGAGCTGACGTCGGAGAAGGTGGGCGAGATCTGGATGCAGGTGCAGAGCGAGAGCCTCGGCCCGGCCATCCACCTGAGCGCCGGCTACGAGACCTTCTGGACCTACATCCCCCACTTCATCCACTCGCCCTTCTACGTCTACGCCTATGCGTTCGGCGATTGCCTGGTGAACTCGCTCTATGCGGTCTACGAGAAGGCGGCGGACGGCTTTGCCGAGCGCTATCTTGAAATGCTGTCGGCCGGCGGCACCCGGCACCACGCCGAGCTGCTCGCCCCCTTCGGCCTTGATGCGCGCGACCCGGCCTTCTGGCAGACCGGCCTCTCGCTCATCGACCGGATGATCACCGAGCTGGAAAGCATGGAGGGCTGACGCCTGCGGGCGGCCCTGCCGGGCGCATGTCCGGGCGGGGCGGATGCCGGCCCGCAGCAAGAAGATGCGCCGAGCCGAAGCCCGGGAGCATGCGCGATGCGGAAAGCTCCCGGGAGCGCGGGCGCGGCTTTACCAGTCCTAAACCATGCGGCCTCAAGGATGGGGCCATGACCTCAAGGGCCGCCCTGTTCCTGTGCGCGGTGCTCGCCGGCTGCGTGCCGGCGGCGACGGTGGCGCGCGCGCAGTCGGCCTCTCCGCCCGCCACGCCATTGCCCGTCGCGCCATTGCCGCAGCCGGTGCCCAACCGCACCGGCATCGATACGGATGCGCTGAAGAGCGACGTGCGCGGCGCCCAGGAGGCGCAGGCGCGCCTGCGGGCCGACCTCGACGCGGCGAAGGGCGATCGCGGCCGCCTCAACCAGATGCTGCTGGAGACCGCCACCCGCAGCCGTGGCGTGGAACAGCAGCTCACGGACGTGGAAGGGCGCATCACGGTACTCGACCAGTCCGCCACCGAGCTGTCCGCCTCCCTTCTCAAGCGGCGCGGCGTGCTGGCCCAGGTGCTGGCGGCGCTCATGCGCATGGGCCGCGAGCCGCCGCCGGCCTTGCTGATGCGCCCGGACGACGCGCTCGACGCGGTGCGCTCGGCCATCCTCCTCGGCGCCCTCCTGCCCGAGCTCAGGGTGGAGGCGGAGACGCTGGCGTCCGACCTGTCGGAACTCGCGCGGGTGCGCACCGAGCTCGCCTCCTCCCGCGAGGCGCTGACCCGCCTGCGCGGCGAGCTGGAGGAGGACGGGCGGCGCCTCGCGGCCCTGGTGACGGAACGTCAGCGCCGCCAGGCGGAGGAGCACCCGGTGCCGCCGGCCGAGAAGGCGCAGGCCGACCAGCTGGCCAAGGCCACCGCCGACGTGCACGATCTCGTGACCCGGCTGGAGAGCGAGGTGGCCCCGGCCGCCCGCGCGGCGGATGCGGCAAATGCCGTCGCCCGCCCGCCGGAAGTGGCGAAACCCGACCTCGCGGCGCTGAAGGATCCGGCGCGCATCACTCCCGCCGTTGCATTCTCCCAGGCTAAAGGCTTGCTGCCGCTACCGGTCGCCGGGGTGACGCTGCGCAGCTTCGGGGCGCCGGACACGGTCGGCGGCAACGAGAAGGGCCTCACCATCGCCACCCGTGCCGGTGCCCCGGTGAGCGCGCCCGCGGACGGGTGGGTGGTCTATGCCGGACCGTTCCGAAGCTACGGGCAACTCTTGATCATCAACGCGGGCGGCGGGTACCATATCCTCATGGCAGGCATGGAACGGATCACCGTCGAGCTCGGCCAGTTCGTCCTGGCGGGCGAGCCGGTGGCGGTGATGGGCAGCGCCTCGCGTTCCCCGGCGGCGCCGGTGCGCGGTGCCGGCGGGCCGGGTGCGCCGGCACAGGGTTCGCCTGCACAGGGTTCGCCCGCACAAGGCGCTGCTGTGGCCACGGGACAGCCCCAATTGTATGTCGAGTTCCGCAAAGACGGAGTCTCGATCGACCCCTCCCCCTGGTGGGCGGCAACGGATAGCCAGAAGGTACGTGGATAATGCGTCGTACGTCTCTATTTCTCTTCGGCGTTGCGGCGGGTGCCCTCGTGGCCGTTGCCGCGGTTCAGCCACGGGCCTTCATCGGCATCGCATCGGGGGCGTCGTCGTCCGACGTCTACCAGAAGATCGACCTGTTCGGCGAAGTGTTCGAGCGCGTGCGCTCGGACTATGTCGAGAAGCCCGATGACGGCAAGCTGATCGAGGCCGCCATCAACGGCATGCTCCAGTCGCTCGACCCGCATTCGTCCTACATGGATCAGAAGAGCCATCAGGACATGGAGGTGCAGAATCGCGGCGAGTTCGGCGGCCTCGGCATCGAGGTGATCATGGAGGACGGCCTGGTGAAGGTGGTGTCCCCCATGGAGGACAGCCCCGCCGCCAAGGCCGGCGTGATGGCCGGCGACCTCATCACCAAGCTCAATTCCGACCAGGTCCAGGGCATGACCCTGAACGAGGCGGTGGACAAGATGCGCGGGGCGGTGAACACCCCCATCACGCTCACCATCCAGCGCAAGGGCATGGACAAGCCGGTCGAGCTCAAGATCGTCCGCGACACCATCAAGATCCAGACGGTGCGTTCGCGGGTCGAGGCCGACGACATCGGCTACATCCGCATCAACACCTTCCAGAGCGCGCAGACCACCGAGATCCTCAAGGAGGCCATCCGCAACCTCACCGCCAAGATCGGGGCGGACAAGCTGCGCGGCTTCATCATCGACCTGCGCAACAATCCCGGCGGCCTCCTCGACCAGGCGGTCGAGGTGTCGAGCGTGTTTCTGAACCGCGGCGAGGTGGTGACCACCCGTGGCCGCAACCCGGACGACACGCAGCGCTTCAATGCGCGCGGCGGTGACGTGACCAAGGGCGTGCCGGTGATCGTGCTCGTGAACGGCGGCTCGGCCTCCGCGTCCGAGATCGTGGCCGGTGCCCTCCAGGACCACAAGCGCGCGACCATCATCGGCTCGCGCACCTTCGGCAAGGCCTCGGTGCAGACCGTGATCAAGCTCGGGCCGGGCGGCTCGAACGGCGCCCTGAAGCTGACCACCGCCCGTTACTACACGCCCTCGGGCCGCTCC
This window contains:
- a CDS encoding murein hydrolase activator EnvC family protein translates to MTSRAALFLCAVLAGCVPAATVARAQSASPPATPLPVAPLPQPVPNRTGIDTDALKSDVRGAQEAQARLRADLDAAKGDRGRLNQMLLETATRSRGVEQQLTDVEGRITVLDQSATELSASLLKRRGVLAQVLAALMRMGREPPPALLMRPDDALDAVRSAILLGALLPELRVEAETLASDLSELARVRTELASSREALTRLRGELEEDGRRLAALVTERQRRQAEEHPVPPAEKAQADQLAKATADVHDLVTRLESEVAPAARAADAANAVARPPEVAKPDLAALKDPARITPAVAFSQAKGLLPLPVAGVTLRSFGAPDTVGGNEKGLTIATRAGAPVSAPADGWVVYAGPFRSYGQLLIINAGGGYHILMAGMERITVELGQFVLAGEPVAVMGSASRSPAAPVRGAGGPGAPAQGSPAQGSPAQGAAVATGQPQLYVEFRKDGVSIDPSPWWAATDSQKVRG
- a CDS encoding response regulator, with the protein product MPLSILIVEDDSLEAARLETALSRKGYRCVLADDGDGALARLSLERFDAVLLDLVLPGLDGMGVLRRMSARGLAVPVVVQVTPAGLDAAADAIRAGARDFVVKPAGALRLEVALANAIALGRAARPEAEIRTGTVVPFAPPAAPAAPGDAAQEHAFALLESAGHVRRLEQIEAEAIRFACHLYGGRLTEAARRLGIGRSTLYRKLAEIEHGAVGEDLPAEPLAPRFVAAE
- a CDS encoding S41 family peptidase, producing the protein MMRRTSLFLFGVAAGALVAVAAVQPRAFIGIASGASSSDVYQKIDLFGEVFERVRSDYVEKPDDGKLIEAAINGMLQSLDPHSSYMDQKSHQDMEVQNRGEFGGLGIEVIMEDGLVKVVSPMEDSPAAKAGVMAGDLITKLNSDQVQGMTLNEAVDKMRGAVNTPITLTIQRKGMDKPVELKIVRDTIKIQTVRSRVEADDIGYIRINTFQSAQTTEILKEAIRNLTAKIGADKLRGFIIDLRNNPGGLLDQAVEVSSVFLNRGEVVTTRGRNPDDTQRFNARGGDVTKGVPVIVLVNGGSASASEIVAGALQDHKRATIIGSRTFGKASVQTVIKLGPGGSNGALKLTTARYYTPSGRSIQAKGIDPDIVLVQDLPDDLKAKLGGAADATRGEASLKGHLKNGEDEQTGSPAYVPPDPKNDSQLKLAVELMKGDVKNAAYPANPANKSTKAN
- a CDS encoding M3 family oligoendopeptidase, with amino-acid sequence MFRSFPLPHRSPDFHDAFARLCRAAPATVSATAEAAERLPEWNLSDLYPAMDSPLLEADLMAADAECTAFEQAFKGKLADLLAGPDAGGILAAAVKRYEAIDDLIGRIASYGSLVYAGDTSDAARAKFYGDIQERLTDASTHLLFFTLELNRLDDAALEAAMADPALGHYRPWIEDLRKDKPYQLDDKIEQLFHEKANPSRSAWSRLFDETISSLRFQVDGQELAIEPTLNLMQDPKEEVRKTAGLALAETFGKNLRLFTLITNTLAKDKEISDRWRGFPDVASSRHLANRVEKEVVDAMVEAIRVAYPRLSHRYYALKARWFGKEKLEFWDRNAPLPKVESRDIGWSEARDTVLEAYGTFSPRMADIARTFFDKSWIDAPVRPGKSPGAFAHPTVPSAHPYVLLNYQGKPRDVMTLAHELGHGVHQVLAARQGALMAPTPLTLAETASVFGEMLTFRRLLAGAETPRARKIMLAQKVEDMINTVVRQTAFYTFERNVHTERRQGELTSEKVGEIWMQVQSESLGPAIHLSAGYETFWTYIPHFIHSPFYVYAYAFGDCLVNSLYAVYEKAADGFAERYLEMLSAGGTRHHAELLAPFGLDARDPAFWQTGLSLIDRMITELESMEG
- a CDS encoding L,D-transpeptidase family protein, with protein sequence MGFGPEDETTAGTLCRLLRAGVIGMSVATLGLAPARAEQPDPPHAMPVTADAGMGTDDAPRPGSAADLPLTTPLPPLATSTAQTHSTAPATPPAAAPASAPQASAPAPVRGGVDAAGDGAAATASAPETAPPAAPPAPVVAESPLAPIAGSIASLLATPDHLGAAKKEQDALVTFYGARQNMPVFVDDKGVDARGKAVIARLGAAAEDGLDPADYAVPAPRAAADASELARTELKLAVAALTYARHAQSGRFDPNRISALVTPVRDIPDPTAILTKVAYAPDANAALASYNPPHAGYKALKAQLAKVTGQTTPGIVAIASGPQIRPGASDARIPALRARLGLTTGVPGDLVYDRQLADAVKAYQETVSIKPTGIVGPSTLAALNEGANPGGGSLKADVIANMERWRWLPRDLGQTYVMVNIPEFMVRIFEDTRRIHETRVVVGKPQTPTPLLTREMQYIVVNPAWNIPPSIARNEMMPLLRSDPSALSRRGIQVVRNGSGGYSFRQAPSERNALGRIKFMFPNDHSVYLHDTPSKALFQNDRRAYSHGCVRVYEPLKFGEVIFNLGLPGDNWTEGRISKMFGSSERYINLKQRFPVHIVYFNVVFDDAGRLVTREDLYGINADVKTRLGLDGRKRIAEGGSASAPKPR